The Brassica oleracea var. oleracea cultivar TO1000 chromosome C7, BOL, whole genome shotgun sequence sequence CTTAAATAATTATCTCGAGAGCGATTTAGGGCAGCAAAATCCAGGTTGATTTTCGACATCTCAAATCATATATCACTCAATATTTAGGTATAATTTTCATGCGACCTTACTCTTAAAAACAATCAATTCGGATTTCAATCTTGTGAGGACAATGAGACTATCAATCTTAAAGGCATTTAATCAATCAGTCAATTTCTAGCAAGTCTCATCAATACTATTTCTATGTGCTCATAATATTATGGTTTATCAAGACTTGCAAAAACAGATTCAATTAATCATGCAATTAGGGTTTAACAATCAATAGATTTTAGCAAGACTAGTAAAAAGATTTATTAATCACTCAATCAGTTTCAAAGCTGAGTTTAGCAATACTAGAATATAGATTTCAACCATGAATTTCAATGAATCAGTTTCAAGGCTGTTTGGTATTTAGCATAAACCATGTGTAAATAATTTATCTAGTATCCGAATTTATCAAACCTCAAAAACATATAATCAGATNNNNNNNNNNNNNNNNNNNNNNNNNNNNNNNNNNNNNNNNNNNNNNNNNNNNNNNNNNNNNNNNNNNNNNNNNNNNNNNNNNNNNNNNNNNNNNNNNNNNNNNNNNNNNNNNNNNNNNNNNNNNNNNNNNNNNNNNNNNNNNNNNNNNNNNNNNNNNNNNNNNNNNNNNNNNNNNNNNNNNNNNNNNNNNNNNNNNNNNNNNNNNNNNNNNNNNNNNNNNNNNNNNNNNNNNNNNNNNNNNNNNNNNNNNNNNNNNNNNNNNNNNNNNNNNNNNNNNNNNNNNNNNNNNNNNNNNNNNNNNNNNNNNNNNNNNNNNNNNNNNNNNNNNNNNNNNNNNNNNNNNNNNNNNNNNNNNNNNNNNNNNNNNNNNNNNNNNNNNNNNNNNNNNNNNNNNNNNNNNNNNNNNNNNNNNNNNNNNNNNNNNNNNNNNNNNNNNNNNNNNNNNNNNNNNNNNNAGCATCATATTCAATCAGATTTAAAACCTCAATGATCAAAACCAAAAACAGTTTCGATTTCAAAATATTCGATTAGGGTTTATTATGTGATTTGATAATTATAGTATAATTAATTCTGATACTTATATTATTTAGGGTTTATAGATATAGAGTTAGGATTTATCGGATTTTAACTTGTAAAAACCGATTTGAGGTTTTAATCATGTAGGAACATGATTTAGGGTTTGGGGTATCGAACTTTTAGAGGTTCGATTTTCTCAATTAGGATTTTTGATCTATTACCCTATGGTTTTGATTCATAAAGATTAGGGTTTTAGGGTTTCATTCTTTATCGATCAATCCATGTTCGATTATGGGTTCTTAGGTTTTGAATTACCTTTTAACCTTAGATGATTGTTGAATCGGACCACCAAAGGAGTTGAGCCGCGAGCTGGACACGAACGGGACGCGAGCTGGAATGGATCGAGTCGCTTCTATCGGGTCGCGGACGTCCTTTGTTGCTTGATCGGGAACGCTTTGATTGTCGGACGCGAGCTATCTGATGTTGTCGCGAACGAGGAAGAGGTCGCGTGCTAGAGCTGCTCTCGGGTGGCGAACGTCTGAGCTAGGATCAGGAACGCCTTGGACTGAAGCTGATCGGGGACGCGAGCTGGAACAGATGCGGGAACAAGAGATGCGATCGGGGTTTAGGGTTCGTCGGATCGCCGGCTAGGGTTATGGTTTTAGGGTTTTTCGATTTGGGTATTAGCTTAGTGATTTAGAGTTTCGTGCTGATAACGTGTTATAAAAGTAATGGAAAAATCTATCTTTATTCATAACATAGAGGTTCTTTATATAAGAGATTACACCGTCATAGATAAATGGAAAGATTACAAATCATAATTTCTTGGTTATGAGCCATCTACAATCTGGTTCATAACATTTATTACATTCTTTTACATTTTTCTATTTAGGATTTTTCTTTCTAATTTAAATTTTTATTTATTTTTATTGAGAATTATCAAATGATAATGAACTCATATAGTTATTTAATACATGATAGTTAAATAAAAGTATTTTTATTGTCTTAGTGTAGTACATTTTACTAGAAAGTGAAAAACAAAAAAAAATGAATTTATAGAACTGAATTTTGTACTACATGATGAGAAATTAAATATATTAGTTTTTATTAACTTACATATTATTATTAATATTGAGGGTTTACACCAATAATTTTTATGTATTTTAATTACCTACAACTAATGTTATTTTACAAATAATTTAAATTTAACTATTTATAATTAAATATTTTCTAATACTCCATCTGTATCAGTTTAACTGGTGTTTAAGGATTTTGATCTTGTTTCAAAATAATTGATATTCTCACAATTCTAGGTGAAATTTAATATCATTTGAAATTTTTGACCAATTATAAAATACTGCATCTTTTTTTATTGGTTAAATTAGTTTTATTTAATCTTATTTTATGTAACCAAAGTCAATTAAATAAAAATTTGTATTTTCTTAATTTTTGTGCAAAAACCTTAAACACCTCTTAAAATGATACAGAATGAGTAAGGTATTCTAAACAACCATAATTATTGTAACATAGATACCAACTAAAATTTATGGCATGAACCAATTTATTATTTGTTAATAAGTCTAACATCAATGTATACAAAAAACCTAAAATTAATGTTCAAAAGTTATTCTTTTTAATTTTTCATAAAATTAAATATTAAATAAATTCCGTGCTTTTGACTGGGTTTATACCTAGTGTAAAAATATAAGTTCTGAAACTTTATTGGAAAGTAAATAAAATTTTAACTACTTAAAAATAAAACTAAAAAGTAATAGATAAGTAAATATTTTTTTAAAAATATATATATGTATGATTAACCTAAAACACCATTTAAAACCAAGCGAGGACGGTCCAGTGGTCTTGAGGGAGCTTTGGCCCTAATACGGATCCCGGTTCGAATTCCACTGGCCAACGTTGATTAAACTGGGGTGAAAAAAACGGTCGTCCAGGATGCTTTATGCGGAGGTGTACTTAAACGCTAGTCGGATTCCCTCTGGGGTATTCGGATTAGTTGGATTATAAAAAAAAAAAAAAAACAGGAAAGACTGCATGTGCCCAAGCTTACGTAAAATCTATTCCCCACCAAAAAGAAAAAAAAAATGTTTAAGAATCAATGCATAGATAGACCTCAACGTGGTGTAATGCTAATAAATACCTTGATGGTTGATGTAAAAAAAAAGTATGTAAAGTTCAAAAAAAAAAAATATATGTATAAGAAATTGTATGAATGCTCAGTAGTCGTCAGTACCAAACCTGTTTTTCTCAATAGCAACAAAACTTATACATTACACTTTATTGTTGCTTGGTTCAGAACTGGTCAACACTCACTGCTCAGAATTTAGGTTGGTCCACAGACCTAGCTTCAAGCTCATATCTTCATGATGTGACCAATGAAAATGAAATCTACATGTGAACAAAATATCTTGAATACAGACCCAAATTTCTAGTCTCCCTTTATAATACAAGAAAATTCATTATAATATATGAACATTTTAACTATCAAAATAAAATGTAGTGGCCTTTCTGAGACCCTAGAAGTTGTGACAGGACTCATGAGTGATTATTGGGAATTCTTAAGATATCATTTTTATCGGAATATAAGAATCTGTCTTTTAACTTTTAACTAAAAAAACTAAAAATCGGTTATTAAATAAGAGTTTTAAGAATTAGTTCTTAATTTTTTTAGTTAAAAATTAAAAGACGGATTTTTATATTCCGATAAGAATCCCACTCTAAGAACTTCCAATAATCATATGCTCTGAGTATAATATTGAGTATAATGTATAGAGAGTTAAAGGTTAAGAAATTATATGAATGACGTACCAAAAAAATTATATGGAAGCTCACCCCTACCAAAACTTTTTCTCAATAGCAACAAAACTTTTACATTACTACTTCTCACTGCTCAGAAATCAGATTGGTCCACACATCTAGCTTCGAGACTTTAAGCTCATATCTTCATGATGTAACCAATGATACATGTGAACAAAAATGTTGAATACGAACCCAAATTTTTAGTCTCCCTCATATTTACAAGAAAATTTTATTATAATATGTGAACAATTTTAATTATCAAAATAAACATTAAATGTAGTGGCCTTTTTGAAACCCTTGAAGTCGTGGTAGGAGTCTAAGGGGGTATTATTGGTTTATGTATTTTAATAGATTTGAAAATCCAAACCAAATTCAGTGTTATTGATTTTATGATTTTAAAATCTATATTCAAATCTAGTGTTATTGGTTTTATGATTTTAAAATAAATTTCAAAATCTAGTGTTATTCAAAAACAAAGATTTATTTAAGGATTTGATTTGAAATTGGATTTGAGTGGATTTATGCATGTTTTTTAAGTAAAAATACAAAGGAACAAATATTGAGTTCAACCTTGTTATTTTGATTGGATTTATAATATTTTTTTCCAGTTCTTTACGTTTGAACAAGTTTTCACGTACATAATACGTTTTCTATTTTTCAACCCCGTCAATATCCCAAAACCTATGTATTCAGTCAATATATTATTATCGTGTTCATCATTACCTTCTTCTCTCTGGGTAACAAATGAATTCTCAACTTGTTCAATTTATAATCACCGGCAATAGTTCAATATTTTGAGTTATTCTCTTGTATGTAATTAACTAGCTTTGGACCTTTCTAATTGTTACCTTATCACTTTCCCACACTAACCAACAAAAATTAGTATATTTGAACAATTTATCTGTCCCAAAACATTTTTTCTCATGAACTAGTAAGGTCATTATTTACGTCTAGTTACAATTCACCTATTTTAAATTATTAAAATACATCAAAGTCTCGTCTCACTTAATTGTAATAACTCGTTGCTTACTCGATTGGATCCACTTTATTGATCCATTTTATTGATTAAATCTAGTTACTTGCTCGATTGAATCCATTTTATCGATTTATAACAATTCACTTATTTTGATTTTGAAACTCATATAAATTATTTTTAAATCCACTTGTTTGATTTTTAAAATCTTGGATTTACCAAAGATTTTTAAATCTAAGATGATTTGTAAATCCATTAAAATACTACAACCAATAACACATACTAAGAGCATCCTTATCCCTAAGAGGTGTTTAAGGACTCTTAAGCATATTTAAATATTTTAAGTTGGAAAAGTTAGGTTAAGAGTCTTAGTTAAGAGTCGGGACAATTTACATGGTCCATTGCAAGTATCTTATTTACGGGTTCTTAAACAAAAAATTATTTTGTTAAACTTAAATTTTATTAATACAATTATTAAACATAACATTTTACGTATAGATATTGATAAATAAAAACAGAGAAATAAAGATTAGTTAAAAAAAATGAGAATAACTTGAAAGAAGCATCCGAGCTCAGTTGTTGTCTTGACTAGATCCATATTTATGCCATATATTTTGAACCAAATCATCTTTCAGTTGTTGATGCATTTGTCTATCACGAATATCATTTCGAGCTTCCATCATTTCGGTGATATGTGTAGGCATATGTGAAGAAAAATTGAGATCGACATGTGAAGTTCCGGTGTCTTCTCGTTCATTGAACCCTGCAAGATCATATTGAATGTATTCATCTCGCTCATCTTCGACTATCATATTATGGAGTATGATACATGCTCTCATAATGTTGCCAATTTTGACTTTATCCCAAAACAGCGCCGGATTTTTAACAATGGCAAAACGAGCTTGCAAAACTCCAAAAGCACGCTCCACATCTTTTCGGGCAGCTTCTTGTTTTTTAGCAAATAAAACTGCTTCCGGCTCTTGTGGTAAAGGAATAGATTGGATAAAAATTGCCCATTTCGGATATATACCATCGGTGAGATAGTAAGCCATATGACACTCTCTTCCATTGACAAAGAAGGTGACATTCGGAACTTGACCGTTTATTATGTCATCAAAAACAGGTGAACGATCTAGAACATTGATATCATTTAATGTACCTGGAGGTCCAAAAAACGCATGCCATATCCAGAGATCGAATGAAGCAACCGCCTCCAAAACGATCGTTGGTTTACCCGAACCACGAGAATATTGCCCTTTCCAAGCGGTGGGACTATTCTTCCACTCCCAGTGCATACAGTCGATGCTTCCTATCATCCCTGGAAAGCCACGATACTCTCCAAAGTTAAGTAGATGTTGGAGATCAGCCGGTGTCGGTCTTCTTAAGTACTCATCGCCGAACAAATATATTATATCTTCCACAAAATATTCCACACATAACCGAGTTGTTGTTTCATCGAGCCGGAGGTATTCGTCGACAGTGTCAGCTGCAGAACCATACACCAATATACGAATTGCTGCGGTACACTTTTGAAGAGGTGTGAAACTATTCCTTCTGAGAGCATCTGTTTTTTCCCGAAAGTAATGAACTTCATTGGAGAGTCGATAAACGATGTGCATGAACAATCGCTTGTTCTTTCTGAAACGTTGTCGGAAGATATTTTCAGGATACGTTGGAGTTTCACTGAAATAATCGTTCCATAAACGAATATGCCCCTCTTCACGATGTCTTTCGATATAAGCTCGTTTTTTTCTTTTTTTCTTCATTCTTCTTGATTACTGAGAAAAGTTAAATTCTCAAAGGCTTCCTCAAAATGTTGCTCACAGAGCTCTTCAATTCTATCATCAACCGATTCATCAAATGTATTTTCAGAAGAAGAAGCCATATTTTGAAAATATGGCTTTGGTGTTTAAGGATAATATGAAAGAAGATGAGTTTGTTGATATATGGTTGGTGTTTAAAAAATAGGGAGAAGATGAGTTTGTTGCTATGTTTGGTGTTTGGTCTTTTAAAGAGAAGAAGAGTTTGTTGTTCTTCTCATGGAGAGAAGATGAGTATGTTGAAGAATATAAATAGAGTTTGTGACATACAAAATGCATAAAAACGTTCATAGTCCGTGACATAAAAAAGTTCATAGTCCGTGATACATAAAAAGCTCATAGTCCGTGAGCTTCAAAGTCTAAAACATAAACAACTTCATGACTCCCGTGACAGAAACAAACAAGACCAGACACAACAAAAACAAACAAGACAAGAGACAGTACAAGATGTCTTCATGAAGTCCGTGAGGATTCTCCTTCCTCTAGCTTGATTCCAGACCTCAAAACCTTGAACTTCTCCTCTCTCAGCTTCTCCTCTTCTTTATGCATCCTTTTCAACATCCTTCTGACCTCAGATTCTATGTCATCTTCTGATTCCTCCACCCTAATCAACTAACCCATACTCCTCATGTATTCTTCGCTTGATAACTCCACCACGTCGGCTTCTTCTTCATCTGATATCTCCACTACTTCTATTCCAGCTGGTGTGACATCTGCAACATGAACTTCTTGTGGGAGAGGTGGTATGATTCCTCTTGCTGAGAGGCCACAGACAATCGTTTTCTTGCTTCCATTTGTGGATGTGTGTTACTTGAACCCCTGAAAAGCAAAAATAAACAGAGAAATTATTTAGACATTGACAGTTTAAAAGAAACAGAGAGATTATTAAACACATTGAATTGCTTCACCGAGTTAAATTAAAACATTGGCAGTTAAATAAAAACAAGAGAAATGAACATAAACTTATATCACACATCAAGTTTGATAACATTGACAGTTTAAAAGATTACATAGATGACATTTCAGTAATGAGTTTATCCTTAAGCGCCACTTCTAATTCAGTAAGTGGCTCTGTCCTGGAGAGCAAACTGTCAAGCAGTTTGGTCTTGTTAACTTCCTGCTTCAAAGCTAACACATGTTGCAGATTCTTCCCTTCGTCAACCAGTGACCTTTTACCCTTCGCCGTGGCTGCCTTGGCTGCCTTAACACCGACAGGCCTTGTTTCATTCTCTCCATTGACATTGGGCATAGATGATGATGAGTGAAAAGTTTGTTCTTCCTCGACTCTCTTTCGTTTTGAACCAGAGCTTTTCTGAGTACTTCCGTAAGTCCCACGCCATTTCTGATCATTCCTAAGCTCCCTCCAGGCATGCTCCAATGCGAATTTCACCTTGAAATCGTTGAAGAAAATTTCATGTGCAGCCTTCAAAACATCATCTTCACTCTGCCCACTAGTTCTCTGTTTTGTTGCAACATCATAGCATCCCACAAACTTGCAGACACCTTCATTTATCTTCTCCCACCTTTGCTTGCACTTTTTTTGCTCTCTCTTAGCCAAACCATCGACCTGGGACTTGCATTATAGTAAGAGGTTATCCTCAACCAAAAGGTTCCAGCCCTCTGTTCATTCCCAACTACTGCGTCCTTGGAGGTGTTCAACCATGCACTGATGAGGACCAGGTCTTCAGCAGTTGACCACTTCGACCTTTGCTTACGGTCCTCACCAATTTCTGCACGTGAACCAGATCCTCCAAGGTCTAGAGAGGGTTGAAAACTTATAAACTGAGTAGGGTTTTCATTGGTAGGTTGTTGTTGACTGTTTAGTAAGTGTAAAAAGCTAGAGGATTGGCTTTGATGAGAATCCATAGAGAGAGCAGTTGAGAAGATATGAAGGAGATGATAAGAAAGAGAAGGAGGAATGTGAGTTTATAGAAGGCCGAGAAGGAAGAGAAGGAGGAATGTGCATTCAGATGCATTCATGACAACCAACAAACAAAGAGATTTGATATATATCTACTAAATTAATCACAGTAAGCCTTAGCAATTCTAGCTAGCCAACACTTCAATTTATCACACAACCATATCCTTACTCTAATCAACACATTAATTACACTCGATTCAATTCTAACCACAAACTACATCAATTCGGTTCTTCAACGAGATGACAGAGTAACACTAACCTTATTTGTGCAGTGTGCTCTATCCTCGATGAACCTTGGAACCTTTAGTCGATCTTCAGCTTGATCCTTGTATCTGACAAGAGAATGAATTTATTACACTTCAACCATTAAACCTAGTTATTACTAACTCAACCATAATATTTTACTACCTAAATCATAGCAAATCAACATTGATCGCAATAAGTCTTAGCAGAAACAAACGTACAAACAAATCATATTTGATCTATCCAATTTTTTAATTAACACAAACCGAATCAAACAGGTCAAAATTTTAAAACTGAGATCATAACAAGTTATAGAAAAATCAATCACATGCGTAATGAAACAAGAGAAGATTCGGTTTACCTTTCGTTTTGAGGTGAGCCACCGATGGAAAGCTTCGAGGAGATGACCCACCGAGAGACGGATCCGAAGAGTTCCAACAAACTACATAGAAAACAGTCGATCAGACCAATAATATACATGATTAAGACATGCATAATCANNNNNNNNACACAACAACCGCTTACCTTTCGAGGAGAACCACCAGGAGAGAGAGAGAGAGAACCACAGAGAGAGAGATAGCGACAAAGAGAGACGTCGCCGATAAGAGACACCGAAGGAGACGTCTCTGAGAAGAGCCACCGAAGGAGAGCTCCGTTGCCTCGAGGAGACCCACCGAGAGAGAGAGACAGAGAACCACCGAGAGAGAGAGAGAGAGACAGAAAACTACCGAGAGGGAGCCAGAGATCACCGGTTGAGACGGCGAATCGCCTTTCGTCGACAGAGAGACCTTGAGAGAGAGAGAGAGAGAGAGAGAGAGAGAGAGACTTCAACGCGTTTAATGCGTAACCGATCCGAGAGCCTATCCAGAGTTGACGCGTGGCACTAAGAGGCAACCCTTCACGGCCTTTACGCAAGAGGCGTGTCCAAGCTTTCCTTCTTTTTTTATTTTCTTTTATTTCATTTAGTGGTAAGAGGTGTCATTAAAGACACCGATAAGGATGCTCTAATAAATAGAAGCAAAGAGACCAAAACAGAGAAAGAAAAAAGAGAAGAGTTTCGTGAAACGCAAGCAACACAAAGATGCTTGAGACAGGAGCAAAGTGGAGCAATGTGACACCTAGAGAAGCATTAATACATGATCAATCTTAAAATACTCTTATACTAAAGAAAGCATTAACACATGATTAGTCTTAAAAACACTCATTAAACAAAATACTTAAAAAATGATTAGTGATCTAGCAAAAGCAAACGATCCTTTCTTTCTAACTTTTCTTGTTGTAGAAGCAAACTAACTACTTCCTCTCTTCCTGATCTGCCGCCTTCTCCTTTACTTCCAGATCTGCCTTCGTCTTCTTCTTCTCTTCTTGATCAGCCTTCTTCTTCTTCTTGATTTTCCTAGCTTCCCACTCTGCTTTCTTCTTCACCTCTTCCTCGGCTAACGTCCTCAAGTTCTCCCTCTCTTCCTCCAAAGACTTAACCAAACGCATAAGACATACCTCAGCATCTTCTTCATCAGACTTAGGCATCAGATTCTCAGCAACATCAGCAGGAGACATATCTATCTCCTCCACCAACCTCTCAATCTCTCCATACAACTCATGCGTCTCAACCTCCAAGTAGTTCTTAGCCAAAACCTTAAACGCCTCAAACCTACAATAACCCATCTCAATATGATTATCCATCCTTCCTCTCCTTATCAAAGCAGGATCAAGATTCTCCACAAAGTTGGTAGTAAACACCATTATCTTCTCATCACTACAAGCTGACCATAACCCATCAATAGCGTTCAGTAGCCCTGACAAAGTAACCCTACTCCGTTCTCTCTCTTCATAAAAAGCCTTCTCAGATGCTTTCTTCTTCTTCCCCTCTTCGTCTTCTTCTTCTTGATCCTCCTCTTCCTCCTTCTTCCTCTTCTGCCCGGTAACACCAAGGGAACAGTCTATATCTTCAATCACAATTATAGACTTCCTTTTTGTATCCAACAACAACCTCTTCAAGTCAGAGTTATCCTTCACGGTCGTCAGCTCAAGATCATACACATCATACTCCAAGAAGTTCGCCATAGCAGAGATCATCGTCGACTTACCAGTCCCGGGAGGACCAAACAAGAGATAGCCTCTCTTCCAAGGCTTCCCAACCTTCTTGTAATAATCTTTCCCTTTGCTAAACTTAACCAGCTCCTTCTTGATCCCTTCTTTCTTCTCTGGATCCATAGCCAAAGTCTCGAACGTAGCCGGATGATGAAAACGAACGCTACACCATTTGCCTTCCTTAAAAGACCAACCGTGACTCTTGTTGTTGGTGTAAAGCTTCCTCTCTCTGTTCTTGAACTCGATCTTTCTCCCTTCTCTCAAAACATGGTCGAGATAACTCTCGATGATCATCTCTCTGTGCTTCATGTGGAAGCTAAGAGTGAAGTACCTTCTCTCCTCGGAACCTGAGCTCGCGTTGGAGTGCTCCTCACGCTTGCTCACGTGAGAGCACCATTTGACGTTCACGCCGTTGAACACGTCTTCAACAGCTTCGTGGTCGTCCAAACTAAGCACCAGAGATTTGCTGCCTCTCTTCTCGTTAGCCTTAAGTCTTTTTGCACGAGATGTTGACTTGGAGGACAAGTAGTTGCGGATGGAGTTGTAAGCTTCGCTCTTCTTGAGACCTGTGTACTCGTTGAACTTGATGTGAACAGAAGTAGAGACCCATCCCATTAACTTGTAAACGTATTTCTCGATCAGGACTCGGAGCTGGTAAGGGAAGAACTGTTTGTAGATCGCCCAGAAGAACATAAGGCTTGTCATTGTGGAGCCTGTGAACCCCCAAACTCCTCCGGTCTCACGCATCTTTGTGTGTTCAAGAAACTCTTTGCTTTCTTTCTTTTGGTTTCTCATGAGACTTTGTGACTAAATTACTTAACCACTCAATCTTTATTTATTACTTGTAATACTTTTATTCACGAAATTATCATGGTCTTGAGTACGAATTTGACTGAAAGTATTAATGCGATTTTCAAAGCGTTTTTTTTTTAGAAATCAGCAATAAAGCACCAATCACGAGTTAGTTTTTAAATGCCGGTTCGTTGTAAATTGTAAAACAAATAAAAAACTCACTTCAAAAAATGACAAAATAGGCTAGTAAAGACAGGACCAGCGGATATTAACCAGCGGTCCAGTGAAATCCGCACAGGTTAGTACTAGGCCTGGAACGGATCGGGTATCCGAGAAATTTTAAGGTATCCGGATCCGGATCCTTATCCGACGGATCCATAATTTTACTATCCTTATCCGGATCCAGAGTTCTTATCCGGATCCAGGGTTCTCGGATATCCGGTTGTCGGATATCCTTATAAAAATTGTAATATCCGGCGGATATCCGGATCCGGATTTGGATCCTTAAAATAAATAAAATAATAATATTAATATATAAAAACCATTAACAATAATTTAAAAATAAAAATATATATAATGTTTTTAATTATTTCTATGCATAATATTACAAAATTTACATAAAATTTATATATACTATTATAAAAATTAAATATATTAAATAAAAATTAATTTTTATATATAGATATTACTATTTTTGAAATAGTTATTAATAAAACTTACGCATCCGGATATCCGGACTAAAAATTAAAATATCCGGATCCAGATCTGGCTTTGACGGATCCAACATTTTATTATCCGGATCCGGATTCGGCCCCTCCAGATATCCAGATTTTTTGATCGGATCCGGATCGAATCCGGATCGGATCCGGATCTCGGATAAAAGTCTCAGGCCTAGTTAATACTAGCTTTTTTATTTTTTAAAACAATAATTTTAATAATAAAACTATATATAAAGATCTATTGGACAGTAGTAGAACATTCATTCTACACCTAAAAAATGTTTTAGAATTCAACTCTCTCAAATCAATTGTTTTTCTCTACGACAAAAAAAAAGTAAAGTAAAATTTTAATTAATTTAAGGCATGGATTTAAATTAAACTGATAATATGGTTAATATATACTAAATAATTATATAGATTAATACAAATACATATTAATGTTCTACTGATCTGATATAACTATTTTTAGTAAATTTAGTTAGTTTCTATGCATTTTTAAATTAATGCAGTAGATCTTATTGAATGACTTTATATAGTGTATAGAAAAGTTAGTACCGATGTGTACTTCTTTTTTTTGGGTAAACTGGATACTTTCATTTAAATAAAAAAGGTTACAAAACAAAGCAAAAGGTTTTTATGGCCTCAGGCCCATGACATGATTTTGCTAAAAGGTCTGCCGGGCCATTACGAGCTCTAGGTATGAAAACGACGGAGCATTCGGTGAACGGAAAGGAAGGAGAGGAAGTCAGGGAGTCGATGTCTGAGAGGATTCCATAGAGATCCGTCGGTCTTCTTCTCGCCGTAATTGCTCGAGCGAGCACTTGAGAGTCTGTGCGGAGACAGATATGTGTGATGTGTTGAGTCGATGCGTTGATGAGAGCTTCTCTAATGGCCAGTGCCTCAGCCATGCAAACGAATGTTACATTGAGTTGAGAGGCTGTGGCTCTGGAGATCTCCTGGCCATGTCGGTATGTGAGGATCCACCCTATCCCTGCCGTCATCAGATCCGATCGCCAAGCTGCATCTGTGTTGCAAAATACAGTGAGATCGTTTGAGGAGGAGGTTCGGGCTAGAGGCTTCATCTGTGGAGTCTGAGAGGTCTGA is a genomic window containing:
- the LOC106304756 gene encoding ATP-dependent zinc metalloprotease FtsH-like, with protein sequence MRETGGVWGFTGSTMTSLMFFWAIYKQFFPYQLRVLIEKYVYKLMGWVSTSVHIKFNEYTGLKKSEAYNSIRNYLSSKSTSRAKRLKANEKRGSKSLVLSLDDHEAVEDVFNGVNVKWCSHVSKREEHSNASSGSEERRYFTLSFHMKHREMIIESYLDHVLREGRKIEFKNRERKLYTNNKSHGWSFKEGKWCSVRFHHPATFETLAMDPEKKEGIKKELVKFSKGKDYYKKVGKPWKRGYLLFGPPGTGKSTMISAMANFLEYDVYDLELTTVKDNSDLKRLLLDTKRKSIIVIEDIDCSLGVTGQKRKKEEEEDQEEEDEEGKKKKASEKAFYEERERSRVTLSGLLNAIDGLWSACSDEKIMVFTTNFVENLDPALIRRGRMDNHIEMGYCRFEAFKVLAKNYLEVETHELYGEIERLVEEIDMSPADVAENLMPKSDEEDAEVCLMRLVKSLEEERENLRTLAEEEVKKKAEWEARKIKKKKKADQEEKKKTKADLEVKEKAADQEERK